TGTTCGTCGAACTCCCCGACGAGGGTGACGAACTCATCCACGAAGAGGAGTTCGGCGTCGTCGAGTCGATCAAGGCCGTCTCGGACCTCTATTCGCCCGCCGACGGCGAGGTCACGGCGGTCAACGAGGCGCTGTTCGACCGGCCCGAACTCGTCAACGATGACCCCTTCGGCGAGGGCTGGATGCTCGAACTCGACGTCGAGGGCGACCTCGACGGACTGCTCTCGGCCGAGGAGTACGCGGATCAGATCGAGTAGCGAACGGACGGATAGCCGAAACCCCGCCGTTCATGTACTCGTACCCGTAAGACCCGCTATGAACCGGCGGACAGACGTCACGCTTTTCACGAGATATGACAGCACCAAATAGCCGCGGCAGTCCCTTCGCACCACACACCGACGAGGAGACGGCCGCGATGCTCGAAGCGGTCGGCGCGGAAAGCGTCGAGGACCTCTTCGACATCCCCGAGTCGGTGCGCTTCGACGGTGAGTTCGGGATCGAACCGCGCGGCGAGCGCGAACTGCGGGCGGAGACCCGCACCCTGCTCGGCCGCAACGAGGATCTGGTCGAGTTCCTCGGCCGGGGTCACTACGACCACTACGTCCCCTCGCTGGTCG
The DNA window shown above is from Halalkalicoccus subterraneus and carries:
- the gcvH gene encoding glycine cleavage system protein GcvH translates to MSFEIPDELYYLESHEWIDPDTGRIGISEFAQDELGDVVFVELPDEGDELIHEEEFGVVESIKAVSDLYSPADGEVTAVNEALFDRPELVNDDPFGEGWMLELDVEGDLDGLLSAEEYADQIE